In Miscanthus floridulus cultivar M001 chromosome 19, ASM1932011v1, whole genome shotgun sequence, the DNA window caacaattatagctcaaaagtaccatttttggaaaacattattgtacactaattattagaaaattaaaattggtagccctagccctgtaaattgaaaatcatagtaaaaaataattatttcacaatattgaagaacaactattatactctacttctaagaactaattatagcatcacatactaataatgatgatcttgaccaccatggaataattagctaggaatttaaatatgttcatagacaccaaccttttggatgatggattcaccacaatttgagcctggcacaaatgtccaattgaaaaagtgctctctagaatagagaaagaactagaatgagaatcaagcaatgtagccatcaaaacgaagctaattaagcaacaaaatcaaaggagtcgatgtttgttactaaccttaaagcaaaaatatcaagccattcttcaaaattcaagcactagcttcatggtgaagagcagccacaacaatggagggaagggtccaaacgcgcgcctctgttctcgggatagaagagaggaggaaggagaggacggctgtagcCTTTTTATGTTGTAGGCTTATTACCGTCGGTTCttagctagaaccgacagtgatagagttcaatcactgttggctcttggcttaaactaacagtgatgagtgcccgctaaaacactatcggttcaagccacaaaccgacagtgatgtggtctttcactgtcggttttagcccagcctattttcaagctcataaccgacaaTGAAGACacgtcactgccggttctcacaaatccggcagtgatgaggccgacagtgatATGTAAATTTGGCGTAGTGAATTTACAGTACTGTATTGTACAAACAAGACTGTATTGTATATATACAAATATACAAGATACAGGAAACACACACCGAGACACAACAAGAGAAGCCGATGATCAATCAGACACCGGAACGATCCACCACCGATCTCGCTCATGGAGGATCACTACATGATCGAGCAAGCACTCGGGTTCTCGTCACTGAAGTAGTTCCGCACGGCGGCTGGCACTACTTCGCCGGGCTGCTCCTGGTAGTTCCCGTAAAGCTCGGAGTCATAGTACCCGTGGACACGGTAGTTGTAGGAGCTGGCCTTGGCCTGGGGGTACTGCTGCGCCACCGGCTTCCTGCTGGCCACCGCCGGGACGCCGCTGCCGCTGTTCTTGCCGGCGCGCGGGACGCTGCTGTAGTACTGGTGCTGCTGCGCCTGCGCGGGCTTGGCCTGGTACTGCTGGTGCTGGTACTGGTACTGGTACTGGTAGTAGGCTGCCGGCTGCGCGCGGGCTTGGGGGTACGCCGGGTTGTAGGCGGACGGCCACAGCACGGCGAGCCTGCCCGTGCGCCGCGCCGCGCGGAGCGCCTTCTTCTGGCTCACCGATCCCGTGACCGTCACCTTGCCGTGCATCCTGTCTATGCTTACGTGGTGCACTCCTGGAGGAAGAGGAGAATCGAGCAGTCAAGCATACAATCCTGGTGGATTTGCATTGCGTGGGTGATCATGAAACACGTTCGTGCTACTACATACATATACGCACCTTCGAGCTTTTCCAGGGCCCTCCTCACCTTGCCCTCGCAGCCGTCGCAGTCCATGTTCACATGCATCTCTACGATCTGCGAAGACACGACACGACGATATGGTTTAGTTTCAGAGACGAGGGATATGAGAGTAGTGAACACAGACATCATTCATCAAAAGTTTTGAGTCAAATAATCGGCAAGTGATTTATATTAGAGCCAACAGAAACCCAAGCTTACCGTCATGATTCCTCCTTGGACAGACGATAAAGAAGATTCACTCTGGGGAGTTCACTAGGACAGTGTGTAGTGCAGTGGTGTATATATGCACAACAATCACTACTGGAGATGCAGCAGGAGAGAAAGACATTGTATTAGAGGAAGATATCAAGTCATGGAGTCGAGTCAAGTATATCGCCGGCTTCTTTTTCTAATGGAAATTGACGGAGTCCCCACCTGATATATTGCCGGCTAATTTCAGTGTTGCTGTAGCCCACTGCGCCCGCGGGCCCGGAAAAGCGATGCCCCAACTAATAATCAATCTATAAGTTAGTAGCCGAGCTCAGCGCGCGCTCATTTGCCTTGACGTCGCTGCCTGTGCTTATCCCAGTATTTCTTCCCTACGAATGCCATGGAAGTTGCGTGCCATTACTTAAGATGCTTCGGTCATGAACAACGACCTGCCAAGTAAACTATGTTGAAACAACGCAGCAGGGATTGCGTTGTGTAGGGTAGATATATATGCAAATTGAGCAAGTAGGCAGACAGAACTATCAGGACGTCGCTGTTTTTGTGAAGGGCAACCAACGAGAGCTTCATTTTATTTAATCTAAGTTAATTTAATTATGTAATTTAAGTAAGTTTAATTAGGATTGTTATCAGGTCAAGTCTTTCGATCCAGATCGTCATATCTAAAACACAATATATAGATTATATTGAATGTTATTAGATTCACCATCCAATATCAATGTAAGCCTTTTAAAACTAGGTGTAATGCAACTTAATTGGTTTGGGTTTCTTTGTCGAAGCTGTCCACTTGGGTTCAATGTCCAAATTTGGAATGAGTACTTGTATTTTTCTtgatctattttttttaaaaggacATATAAATTGATGATATTTTTTCAAGATATTAACTCACTCTTCTTGTTCTATCCTTTTGGTGGCTTTTGGCTTTTCTAGTAGCAAAAGCACTTTTATTTGGAaacccaaccaaacacacccttgtatgagtagttgatttttttttttgtttatcttAGAAAAGGGTAGGGATGGGTGATGTTTCGGGAAACAAAAATTTCAACTCACTCTTTCTTTTTGAAAACAAGCAAGATATTTGGATCTCCTAGACTGTCGTGTGGACTTATATTCATTAGTAGAGAAACGATttttgatccactttgaaatttagctttagtcctgatatttttcgcgcccgggactagagaaacatttagtcccagttggtagctacacccgggactaaaggaccctgccCAACGGTTACCGAGGTGTGTCAGAGGCACGTCAGTgtgagaatctttagtcccggtttgagacatgAACCCAGACTAAAAGTGcgacttttagtcctggtttgagaCACGAATCTGGACTAaaaggactaaaggtacctttagtcccggtttatgtcTCAAACCCGGACTAAAGTTGTCTCCAAACTGAATTTAAAAGGAAATCGTATCTTATCTAAGTTAGATGTGTGGTGGTAGGTGAGATGGTAATACGTGTAAGAGCTAAAGTGGGAGGTCATAGGTTTGAATCTCCACAGCTGTAACTTTTTTTACCCAATAAACAcctctactcccggttggaggaaccgggactaaaaatcaagacctttagtcccggttccaaaaccgggattaaaggggttgagaaccgggactaCAACctctttctctactagtgattgtGGCTGTGAGAAAGTAGTCAATGATGCTGTTAAATAGGCATGGTCTTCTAGGGACACAATCCACAAAAAACCCATTTGAATCTTCTTTGGAAACGGCCCATTATAAATTTAGTTGGATAAGTGTAAGGATCATGTGTCTATGTATGTGATTTTAGTGTGGTGTTGGTGATTTAGATGATGACTAACCTTAATACTAATGGGCTATACTGCCACTTTAGGCCTAATAGGCCATGACATATGCCTCTAACAATGACAACCCAATCACTGAGACTAATATATATGTTAAGATGTGTTAGACATGTTCTAGTAGGTTCTAGGGTTCAAGGAAACAAACGACATAAAGATTAGTCAAGAAACTAtgaaaaatttaggaaaataatatataaatgtggttGGATAGTCCATGTCTCAAAAGAATGAGAGCGTCAGACAATCAAGGCCAGCGTCCGGCCAACAAAATGGCTTAGCACAGTTCACTTGGCTTGGCCAGACATATCGCATATCAGCAAACAAAGGGAGCATTAGAAAAATGCAGACTGGCTAGACAATCCACAAAGAAGGAGGAAATTGGTAAATACTGTAGTTCTCAACAGAACAAATGGTCCCACCAATCAGAGGGGAAGTATGCTAGAATTTCTACGGTGTTATCTAGCCATCACTTATGCAGGGGCACTGTGCAAATGCACATGCTAGACAGTCATGTAAGTATttatcgacagaatatgctcggcagtccaccgaggggcatcccgcgatggtagatttgtcggtggggatgtgcGTAATCAGCAACCAGATGGTgccacaaggcgcagagacagcgatttagacaggttcgggctgtctaatcaacgtaataccctacgtcctgtgtctttggtgtattgtattaaatacatgatgtcgagtagaggacccctgcctctccttatatactctggaggggtagggttacaagtaaagtagcatatttggctatacaatgtcttgtggtgcacgccgagcagcaccgtgcacgccttgatcttgtgggctgggccacctcagatggtgcggcctatgtcttggggggccatacccccacagctgtccccgagcctgatagtaggtgacgtagtcatatggtgccagggtcataaagtagaagaccagccgagcaggcagccagtccccgggcatagcctcgagatgagaacaagcacattcaccgcaaggtgaagtgtgcccacttagtccccgagcctgctggaagatgaaaatGAAACtagtagcagggtcaaagaagtttgaaagcttgccgacgtcgtctgacatgcgcgtatcaagaccccagacgtgctgcccaaa includes these proteins:
- the LOC136529595 gene encoding heavy metal-associated isoprenylated plant protein 28-like isoform X2, giving the protein MHGKVTVTGSVSQKKALRAARRTGRLAVLWPSAYNPAYPQARAQPAAYYQYQYQYQHQQYQAKPAQAQQHQYYSSVPRAGKNSGSGVPAVASRKPVAQQYPQAKASSYNYRVHGYYDSELYGNYQEQPGEVVPAAVRNYFSDENPSACSIM
- the LOC136529595 gene encoding heavy metal-associated isoprenylated plant protein 29-like isoform X1, with product MTIVEMHVNMDCDGCEGKVRRALEKLEGVHHVSIDRMHGKVTVTGSVSQKKALRAARRTGRLAVLWPSAYNPAYPQARAQPAAYYQYQYQYQHQQYQAKPAQAQQHQYYSSVPRAGKNSGSGVPAVASRKPVAQQYPQAKASSYNYRVHGYYDSELYGNYQEQPGEVVPAAVRNYFSDENPSACSIM